The Metarhizium brunneum chromosome 5, complete sequence sequence TCAACCAAGGCACAAGGCGCATTTGGATATCTTGATAGATCCCGAGTTAGATATCGGAGGGCCATATGGTCACCATGGCGGCTGCGACACTCCCCATCGCCTCCAGCAGAGCTTTTACCGAGCCATGAAGAAGTTCGCTGGCgatgccgactttgccatcttcaccggcGGCATCTTGTCACGCCAAGTCTGGAACTCGACGGCAGAGCTCAACATAGGACAGAGTCAGTCTTGCGCGCGCCGCCCCTTCTTGCTGGAACACCAGTTGTGCTAACGTACACGTAGTCGAAAAGGCCTATAGCAACATGAGTGAGCTGTTCGATTACATCTACCCAGCTGTTGGCAATGACGAGAGCTCACCCGCCAACCTGTTCCAGGCGGAACAAGTCACCAGCAAGGTGAGCACGCAGTGGCTCTACGACACGCTCTCATCCCTTTGGTCTCGCTGGAtcggcgacaaggacgcgCGCAGGGTAAAAGACGGCGGCTTCTATTCCACAAAGGTGCCGCACCGGAACCTGCGCATCATCTCGCTCAACACCAACCTCTACAACTACAAGAACCTCTGGGTCTACCAGGACCCCATCAACCACGATCCGGCCGGGCAGCTGGCATGGCTGGTCAGCGAGCTCGACGCGGCCAccctggccaaggagcacGTCTACATCATCGGCCACATGTCCATGGGGGACCCCGACATCCTCCAGCACTACTCGCGCTCGCTCAACCAGATCATAAACAAGTACGGGTCcaccgttgccgccatgttCTTTGGGCACACGTTCCTCAACCAGTTCCAGCTTCATTACCGGGGGTTTACCGACCCGCAGTCGCCGCATTGGTGGCGCGTCGGCGAGCGGCTCACGGCCGAGGACGCCCTCGTCACATCGTATATTGCGCCCTCCATCACCCCCGTCATCGGCGCGCCGGCCTTTAACGTGTTTTACGTCGACCCGGAAACGTTTGGAATCCTCGACATTGTCACGTACTCGTCGAATATGGTTGATCGCTACTGGGAGTACGACAAGGGCCCGAAATGGGCCAAGGCATACTCGGCCAAGACGGTGTACGGGATTCCGCAGAAACTCCCCGTGGGGGGCGAGCTCTCGCCCGCTTTCTGGCACAAGGTTAGCGAAAGGTTTGACTGGGATAGGACCTTTTACAGATTGTACTTTGGCCGCCAGACTGCTTGGAATGAAAAGCAGACGGGCGAGTCGCAGAGAGCAAAGGACCAGTGCTTTATCCGTGGTGGCATCGCCAGGGACTGTCTGGGCATCCCCGGCAGGGGAGGCCTGGGTGGATATTTAGGAATCACGGATGGGTGAGTTTTGGGAGAGTTTATCGGGCATCCCCTCTGGCGTAGCCAGCACCCTCAACTGGGGGGCATCGCAAATCTCTTTGAAAGTCGAGCACCTTATGGGGCCCCCACTGCCCCACGGATTGTTGTAGAACAAACCTAGTACTAAGTAAATAGTATGATATTATGACCAGTATAATGTAGCTGCTTTGTACCTAATAGGGTTATTAGTACACTGAGTATTACCTCTATTATATGGAAGTAAAAGTAACGTTTATCCGCTTTTATCCGATTGGTTTATACCCCTGGGCTTGGCCCCCCACAAGGTGCTCGACTTTCAAAGAGATACAAGCGGCACCAGAAGAATCCGCAACAGCTCAACATCCAAGCCGTTTACTTTTGCACTCGCCAAACCACGAGGCAGATTTCGCTCGTTTACTGCGCACGCTCGCAAGCTGCTGCCTACGCGACGACCGCCCAACCACGGAGCTCGGCGCCAAACCTCTCACCTCATCCATCAGCTTGTAAGTTGACACTCCTcgcgccgcctccaccaaCACCGAACTCTCACCACCTTCTTCCTCACCaaacatcaccaccaccaccaccatcaaccaACATCCGTCAATCACCTCAGCTTCCCAACACCCCTCCCCCGCAAACACGAACCGCCACGCCATGGCCCCAGAATTCCACGCCGTCACCCCCATCCTCCGCATCTTCGACGTCCCCAAAGCCGACGAGTTCTACCTCGAATACCTGGGCTTTACAACCGACTGGGAGCACCGGCACGACGCCAACGCCCCCCTGTACCGGCAAATCTCCCACGGCGCTCTCACGCTCCATCTGAGCGAGCaccacggcgacggcagcccGGGCGTCAGGCTCCGCATCTCCACGTCCAACCTTGCCGAGTACCACGCCGCGCTGACAGCAAAGCGCTACCGCTACATGCGGCCGGGGCTCGAGGACGGCCCGGCCGAGGGGTCCCAGGAGATGACGGTCCTCGACCCTTTTGGAAACACCCTCATCTTCTGCCAAGAGGCCAAGTAGCTCCGGTCCCCCTCCCCCCGAGGGCAAGCCTGGATGCTATGCGCGCGTGCCTCGCGGGTACCTGGTGCCTCGTGCCTCGTGGGTTGCGGGTAGCCTTGTGAGACGAGACCAAGGGAAACAAAAATAAAGAAACCACAAAACGTGGGCTCGTACAACACGAGATCCTTCGGGGCGACAATGGCTGCGACGCTGCGAGCCTCGATCGAACCCCCTTACCGATCGGTGCATCCGCACACACCGGAGCCAGCCCGGAGACGAGAAGGCAAACACAAACATGCCTCACGGGCAAATGTTTGTGCCGCCACGCAGCAGGCCCCGGTGCGTTGCGCTTTTCGAAACGCTCCTCGAGCTGGTGCCAAGACGAGGCGGGAAACCCTGCGTCGCCAAGCGAATGTGGTTGCCTGTCGCTGAAATCACGCACGTGCGGGTTGACAGTCAGTCTACAGACTCACTCCCCAAACGAACATTTACAATCACGTAGCAATTGCGTTCCACCACGCCCCGTTTGTCATCTTTTAGcttgtatgtatatatatctctttttttaaatttatttttattttcacCTGTCCTGTTTTGACTTGGTCATGTGTGCCTTCCTGTGTGCCTTGGCGGTTGGCTCTGCGGGGTGTGGGGATTGGCCAACCGATTGACTCAATTGCTGAGTCCGGGTTTAGGCTCCAGCCCATGTCATTCTCAGGTCAATTGATCAACACTGAGCGAGGAAGACAAGGAtgcgcctttttttttcgtcaacgaaaataataaaaaatcaaaTCGAAATCAGGCTATCTATCTATTGGCTTGGTCTATTCTACAGTGGTGTTTTCCCTGTCCGTAAATGCGCATGTCCCTAACCCATCATCCATAGTCCTAGTCCGTAGTCCATAGTCCATTGTCCATAATCCATATCCCATCGCGTCGTTCCATAGTATACACAAGGACCCAACATGACAATAGTTGAGCCCTCATCTTGACAAATGTAGTTGTTCCGGAGACACGTCGTCAGTCCATAGTCGTCCGGTTTTGTTGGTCGTTTTCCACCATCAGCCGTGGCCAAATGCCGCTATCCTTGAGCAGCATACTGGCAGTAGGTGCATCGGGGTACCAGGCAGTGAGGGCAGAAGTAGTCCAAGTCGACAGACCACCAGCCATTGCTGCAGCCGCACTATTCTCAGAGTTAGTTTGTCGTCATCTCGATTCAGTGTTTGAGATAATTATACGTACACACTGCCAGACCGTGGCCTTGGAGTAGTTGACGAGCTCGGTGGCGTTGTTCCTCATGTCGCAGCACATTTTTGCTTGTGTTTGGAGATGCGTGGGTGAGTCAGAGGCTTGTTCGTTGCCGAGAAGAGTGCCTGGTTTCCTAGTTCTTGGACTGAGGCCTAAGCTGAATGAGATTGTAGTGAACATGTCAAAAAGTCAAGTCGAGACAGAGTCAATGCCGGTTTATATAGCCCAAGGCATCAAGGAAACAAGGCGGTACCGAGCTCTAGAACAGGCCCGGTTGTACGGTTTCCGCAATTCACGTCGCTTTGGTGGCAGTGTGTTTGTCTGGTGAGCATTTGACCAAGAAAGGGCTTCGTCAAGGCTGCCAGGCCCCGATGTACAGGACGGCCATGCCATCGTTGAGAAGGCCATAACCTGTCATCATTGGTTCGTGGTGCCTGACTCAACTGGCCAAAATGCACTACCAGCCTTGTAAAGAGACTTTGACTCGGTAGGCCCCCAAGTAGGCATCTCTTTGGATGGGGCCAAGTTTGATTTCGCGAGTATCATCAGGCACGGGTGGGTTAGATGGCGGAGTCTATCAGCAAGAACACTTGGTGCACACAGGGCGTCGGTGGACGCGGCAGCAGGCTCAGCCAGACATTGTCCATGAATTTGCGAACCGCAAGAGAATAACCCGGGGGCTCATGTGTTTGCCCGTCCCCGAAAACGTCCTTCAAGCTGCCAACACGGATTGAGACCAACAGGCGTCGGTGCTGTTGTAGGCTGCAGTGGGTTGAGTCAATCAGTCATCAACCGTCACGGGGCGGCATCGTGGTACCCCCAGGGTTAGACGCCCTAGCGTAAGTAAGAAACCGGTTGCATTTGGTTCCTTCTTATTGGCGGCAGGGTACAGTTTTCGAAGTTTCGGTGCAGGAGCAGTCGACCAGCCTCACGTCATGGCGAAAAGCCCCAGTGTTTTTCCATTGCTTTGCCTGTTTGTCAACCCGTACCAACTGGTAAATGGGCCAAATGGCAGGCGGCCAGGGACTCCGGGCCGCAGGTCGCAAGCCCAGTCTCGTCCCGGAGGCGGGTCCCGGTTCCAGCTCGACTGTGGCGTAGCCTGCTCTCTCGGTGGCCGTAGTggcttccttctttttcttcttcgatTTTCCCATACATCTAGACAACAGGGCTGGCTAGCTTGGGGCGTTGTCTGTGGTCTTTACCCTTCTTGCTCAAGTCTACTATATGTTAGCCCCTATTAGCCTTGTGTGGAGTGGGATTCAGGATTTCCGCGGCCCACCTCGAGACTGGAGGCACAAGTTTTCAGGGCGGCGACCGGTCAGTCGTGTTGGGTTTCAGGGCCGCACCAGCTTTTTTGGACGttgttggaacttggaagtCGAGGCCGTCGGGAGGAAGTATATCGCTGGCGCAGTCAAACGCTCTCAACGGGCCACTTCCCGTGCCTGGCCAAAGGTCCCAAGGGTCCAAGGGTCGACAGGTCCCGACTTCTCAGGAAAGGACTAAGGTGTCTACTCTGCAAACCTGATGTCGTCGGGTTAGGCAGCCTCTGTTTCGGCGCGGACAGGACAGCCAATTGCAAATGCCAACTCCCGCATCATGTGATTTAATCGCGACACGGGGCCAGATTGCCAAGGGAGAAGGAGCTGTGCGCGCACGGCAGTCTGCTTTGAATCGCGCTTGCCGCAGTGCATGGCCCTTACGTCATGGGCAATGAACTGCTGCAATGTAGTGATTCGGAAATTACACAATGCATGTGTTTAATTGCCCGCATATTTGGTGTTTGGAGTGTCCTTTTAGGACACAGAGGTGCCCTATTTTTAGGAACGTGGAACATCTGGCACTCTGGCTTCGTATATCTCGCACAGTCTACCATACATCACATGCAGGGTTGCCAACGTCCTGGATATTTTAATAGGGCACAGCGAAGTTATCCATCTCACGGTGGACGATAACTAGGAACCTGGATAAAGGAGAAATGGAAGCCATGTGGAGGTTCAAGGACAGTTAAGCCTTGCCGTATTCCTGTCAGTTCTTGTTCAAATGATGTCGCTCGATCCAGTCGATGCACATTTCCACCGAGATTAAAGCCACCGTGTGAATTTGATACTATACTGTTTCTGCACCACCCACTCTGGTGCCATGGATCTCGAGGCATCGAATCGAACATTACCAACAACGACTTCGACAAGAGGAGACTCCCAAGCCAGAACCATGGTGCCCACAAGAACTTCAGAACAGCTGGGAACGGGGCAATCGCCGGCGTCCTTTGCCACCCAACCATTCAGACAGCCACAAAGTAGACCTCTACCGTCTCCAATTACGATGGAAGGCCTTTTGTCACCAGCTTCGCCGACCACAGGAGTGGAAGGTCTTGATCAAGACCCTCAAGCTCGACAATAAGAGCCTCGGCTAGTCATTCATCCGGTACCTTATGCGTGACTCTGAACTTcggaagacgaggcagacgaTTAATGCCAAAAGCTCGATTCGCGTATACACAAGGAAGCTTGGTGTCTCTACAAAAAGGACACTGGAAATCGTGGGACAGATCTATTAGAGATTATCTTCGCGAATACAGCCGACGCTTCATCATGCGAGAATGGGGGCTGCGGAGAGAACACAAAGTCAAGTCTCCTATGGGCCGACTTCTTATCTACCACATCTACTTTTTCTGGGTCCGAGATACTTCACATTTCCACATCGGGCTCGACCAACTCGACAATGCCACTATTCGCCATAGTTGCATGTTTTCTGGTTGCCGAAAGCATGAGCTGGTCTATGCTAAACCTATGAACCTGAAGGATCTTGTTGAAAAGCTGGATGAGGAATCGGACGCGTATACCGATGAAGAGCATGAGTCGAACGAATGCATACCACGTCGGGTTAAGGAGTGCTGGGTCTGTGGACGAGCGGACGAGCG is a genomic window containing:
- the SMPD1 gene encoding Sphingomyelin phosphodiesterase, yielding MRLLLVLSVLLGVGSAGTGPKKSPNLYAIQEEFQKNLDAFTWTVREMSKSGSWAVGVKCHECLRFLKYMQGFATNTEAFIARGKEMCSMIQRAKVDWKVEELCIESVERYGQAMAHILRNMNPVGESQGAQLFCNTWLGTCPAVKLRYNVPMNYTRNERPPPRPKPSGQMPFKFVHFTDLHLDPHYFAGTQSQTDKCPYPLICCRAFTEKERDIIFQPRHKAHLDILIDPELDIGGPYGHHGGCDTPHRLQQSFYRAMKKFAGDADFAIFTGGILSRQVWNSTAELNIGQIEKAYSNMSELFDYIYPAVGNDESSPANLFQAEQVTSKVSTQWLYDTLSSLWSRWIGDKDARRVKDGGFYSTKVPHRNLRIISLNTNLYNYKNLWVYQDPINHDPAGQLAWLVSELDAATLAKEHVYIIGHMSMGDPDILQHYSRSLNQIINKYGSTVAAMFFGHTFLNQFQLHYRGFTDPQSPHWWRVGERLTAEDALVTSYIAPSITPVIGAPAFNVFYVDPETFGILDIVTYSSNMVDRYWEYDKGPKWAKAYSAKTVYGIPQKLPVGGELSPAFWHKVSERFDWDRTFYRLYFGRQTAWNEKQTGESQRAKDQCFIRGGIARDCLGIPGRGGLGGYLGITDG